DNA sequence from the Malus domestica chromosome 06, GDT2T_hap1 genome:
GCAAAATTGTTCTCTACATTTAtaacttcaaaatggcttttgaatcactgagtttggttaagtaacgagttagaaatcaactttggaagttaggaagaaaatttcagtttctggaaaatttgtaaCCGTGGTCGTTTGGCCACTTTCAGGCCAAATTTCCGATTAACTCAGACCATATCTGAACTTTCTGTAAATTGAGATTAGTAGAGAACATTACTAGCtttaatttggcttttgtaGAAGTGAATTTGGTTGATAATCGAGCTCGTTAGGGGCTTTGGAAGTTGGcccaaaaatctgcaaaactgCAGATTTTCGCGAAGAAGGCGAGTACAGTGTACTCGCGGGGGCGCGCGTGGATAGCCCCTTTAGGCAGCACGTGGGGGTGCGTCCAGCCTCCGGCCGGCGTGTGGTTGACACGTGTGTGTTTGTGTCAtcgagtagatcgatttcatatatttacaCCCTAGGTTTaagcaaactatgggggttttatttaggtttccgttatgtaatttaattaattttatttagttatttcacatatagggaaaACTTATTCCGAGGATtttcgaggccaagctaggctcaGGGGCTACGACTCAGCGACatacttgtgagtgggcagttgttttatacctatatatatttatagtttccataaatgcgtatttacttcacttttacgcctaacttgcctagtatcattattgtgatataaattgtgataaatgctgctatatggttgtgatattactgtcatggcatTCATATGTACATATGTACAtactcatcttgctgcacccggtgttagtacttGCCCCAGGGCCAGgaccagtccttcacgtgtatgttcatatCTACACCattcgctcaccttggatccaagtttaggtgccagtcttgtcgggtagattgcattaggtgattcgacttgtatgtgatgtgcttttgcaccggtcttcacgtgatcgtagtactagaacatattgattacacccagttctGTTCGTGTCAGAAACCATATGTTCAAACTTGTGTGttagcttagatggatgagcacttagttatattgattatcacatgattattattgTGGCATATGATACATCATTTACTTGTCATATTTCTAGTTATATGGCTTATATATTGGATttcatacttacgtagtatattttagaaaactatacttgttttacggcgaggggttagtatattcaaagataaaggttttcttataagcattgttttgttgactcactcaactttgtttttcgccccacCAGGACCTAGATAGATGTACTCTctgtggcactcgaggaatcacggcagttctgacatttccttatgtttagacgtacgaacttatcactattatgtaataagtgtactttggttGCTTTGACTACTCTTTCGTAGTATCACAgtctattacgctctgaataattgtagtgggttcaaCCCACAAATTGCACACTCTTTCACTGTtgagttctaatttaattttattcactttttgcatcacttacccttatggttacgtcatcTCAtggtgacggccaacatgcttcgacctttccaggtcggggtgtgtcaaatatttgaagaagCATTATTCAAAGTAATAGAAAATAACTTCTTCTCAATCCCCCACTCAGTTACTAACACACTTATTTTCTCACATAATGCAACACTAGTATGCGGAGGAGgcatgtgacaaaaacttatcatttttttattcaatttccaATCCTTGTCTACAAAGTGAGCAGTAAGTGCAAGATACCCATCAGTGCACTGAGATGACCATAACTATGATGTCAAACAAATTTTACCTTCAACTGAGCCTAACAAATTATGCGGTGCTTGTTTTTCAGTTTTGAACATCCTCAACACACAAGCTTTGATAATATTTCAACATGGTAGCTTAATATCAGGAGATACATATGCAAACAAAGCCTTAATTCCCTCATGTTcaacaaaactaaaaagaagATTATGCTTGATGATTGCCTCTACTAATAAGCCACATAATACCACTGGATCAAACTTTTGGGAACACAATTCAGATGCCGACGTTAACAATTCAACATTATTCTTTGCAGGGCATGTATTCAAATGTCTTTTCATATTACCTGTCCCATGATGATTATCATCTATCATTACTTTCTTACAATCTTTGCATTCAGCACGACTTTTACCATCTTTAAAAATAGTATCCAATTTTCTATTGTCTATACTTTTGCTTCCAAAATCTCGTTCTGGTCCCATTATAATCTCCACAGACTCCTCATCACTATGGTTTACTGAATCTGAATCTTTAGCATTCATTGCTTCTCAAACAAAATgagtataaattaattaatagctTTTTAAACAGGTAGAATTCTAGGAACACCCGAACTCAATCCAATTTATAGAAGCATGAACAAACAGTAACACAAACCAATAATGGATATTACTAAGCAATGAAGTGAGTAATTAAACATGCCTAGTATAGACATTATTTTAGTACAACTTATAATTCAAATAACAACACTGATATAAGACAATGGtaatttaaaagaaattggCTGAAGAGTTGAGTAAGGGAGATCCACCTATAACCCAACCTCCAGGAAAAGTTTAGTGTTCAACTTCATGATGCATAGATCCACCCATCActctctaatatatatataaactaataattatatCAAAGAATTGTCACCAACGATGTAAATCAGATAGTCTACTTCGtagaaattttggaaatgaaacaTTAAAAGCACCATTGTTACCTTAATCTACCTTCAGATATAAACTGGTAAATTTTATCCACACGTTGTTGCGAGAGCGAAAATATAACTATAGATTATGTTTTTCACATGTAAATATGCAAAGAGTGTTATAAATACTAAACAGAAAATGGATAtatcaaaattaatttgaacGTATTATAAAAGTCCCTATGACAGTATCAAAGCAACTATAATCACAAAGAAGTTGAGAGATTACCTTCTGATTATCAAAACCATTACTGGATTTATGCAATATTATTACCACAGCTTTATACATAATAGGAACAACACTATAATCATCTGCCTACCAGAAATTAACTCTTCTACAACAGCAAGTTTAACATTATAATAAATTGAAAATATCAACTTTATGGTAAAGATATAAAACATGATCTAACTGCAAATGCCTGCCACAGAACAATTAATATGAATAAATGTTGACAGAAATTGATAGTAACTTAATATCCCCAAAAAAGtaatgagaaaatatgaaaatcaaCCCCAAGGTGATGCACAATCAGAGATTCAAAAAAGTCAGACAGAATGATAACAACAAATTTAAAAGATTAAAAAGAAGACAACCAACCAACTGAACAAAGAACAcacaaacataaaacataaaattaataaCAAATGGGGAAAATGAAGAACTTAAAAAGATGGAGAAAAGAGATGCAGAGATGTATAGACAAAATCGAACATGAAGTGGAATCTGGAGAATGGAGATGCAGAGATGCAGAGCTGTAGAGACGACCAGAGATGACAAGGATGATTTCGTCCACTGCACGAGGGAGGAAAAAGGAGAGACTGCGAGAGCCTACTGGAAGAACTGAACATACGGCGGGAGAGAATGGCTAGGAAAAACAGACGGCGGGATCGGGAGAAAGAGTTACGGGAGtggggagagagaaagggattagggcttttgttttgatcaaatggtaaaattggaaaataatggaatagaagggtttttttttgtccaaaaaagttctaataatataagtgaaatagAATCCAAGGTACATATTTAGTCTCGTTTATCTTACGGTTGTTatttaagtaaagtctttaatagttttttaattaatgtagaagtgtaaaaaatatagaaaaaaaatatataaacgcttgtaatgacaagctttacaactttcgtgaagagcttaactttgaaattcgccactataatcatataaatcatatatcaaaatttaattgttgattgttgtttacatttacgcttcatttttctcatcaaattttgtttttttttttcggattttcttctttgaaaacatgatctattagagaatgcaggaagatgaatggtttggatcgttgatattacgttcagagttttacggttagtgaaaatattgcttgatgtttaaaaagtttctacaaactatatgacatcgactcatatttcagttaaccgtaaatatcgacacgtgatatcaaagatttgAACTGTTCAtattcttacatccgccagatgatcatgttttcaaaaaagaaaattttaaaaataaaattcagtaagaagaataaagcgtaaatgacaatcgaccgttaaatataaatttaaggcttatggattatagtgttggatttcgaagccgactatatttttgtttacattttttacacttctacaatagttattattaatttttccgtcaaataaaaaacattattcatgagggtttggaggattttaaaaatctaaacgataatgtaagtgtaaccattatctactcgtggaggaataatgatgaatcacgagtgtttatatattctttcacatttttcatacttgtatgtatgtctgcttaattcttgcctatacaaatactatactagtttattttaattttggacaacatgttaagtaaaaattatcctagtaatgataataaggaactctcataataaaaataaataatgacaaaaactttttttttaactcatatagaataataatacaaaactatatttaatatataatatattgtatatattaatatggctattgtattttaaaataaatcttttagtaattaaactttaaaattatcaaaatattttttttaacgggtcgaaacgggttacccacctGTTACCtgcgtgtatacccgttaagaacctgttattaacgggtcactcgataatgacccgattcgttatcgtgttgactcgaaacctgttattttcgtgtcgtgtcagaaactgccgggtctagggctaagcctcacaataggctagcaataatgtggttcaacttgtcatttggtgagaatcgaacctaaaacctttcacttacaagtaaatagGAATATACTAAacagtagtactaagtggtCGGTCCTTATTCGATTCTTTTGACGCTTAAATTAATCATTTCTAACATAAGCTATTTTGTACTCAGTTTCTGATTGGCTTCATGCcaccacatttttttagaattaGCCAATTTTATGATGGATGCTATTACTAATCTTGGCCACTCATCGACGAGGCTTTCTTCTCTCAAGTTGAGAGCTTTTCTCACCCTATGTGAGTGTTTCCAATCTAGTCTTTTAGTTTAGTCGTTGGCCTTAGCTCCGGCCAAGGTCGGTGACAGCCTATTTTCTTatgctttttcttttgcttttcgtAGTTTTCGCTTCTGTTTCCTAGCCCTTGTTCTTCCATTTTAACCATTCCTTTCTCTGatcaaaaaatttatttttccgATCTCCCGTATCTTCTTCCCCCCACTGCCTTTCCCTCTCCATGCGTtcactcttttcttcttctttctctcccacTTGGGTTCAGCCTATCTCGATTTCACTTTTGAACCGATATGCTTCCACATTGTTCTGCCATTTTCAACGGTTTTATCGGAAGATGTAGAGCTTCTGCTTGGGTGTTCACACTACCACCTTCCACTTGTGTGTCGGTCTCGGCACTGTTGACAATGGATCCACAGACTTCCTCCTAGGTTTTCTACCATTGGTGGTGGCAGATTGATTCTTTGTGGAGCTTGATTGAGTATGGCGGCTTCTCTTTTTGTTGGGGCTTGGTTGGTGTTGGAAAATAATAGATTTAGGATTTGGGCTTAGCCTGTTAGAAATAGgtttttgttagagattagggttagtttattataaatagagtgctttgttattcattagagaatAAGTTAGTCATAATGTAGcttcttagggttttgtagtcaTTTCGGCATTCTTGTCTATTAATAATATTCTTGttattttgtagtcttgtttgttttgcactctgatattcaacttggtatcagagcatgtttgatccttcgggatttaatTTTCCCTTGATTCGTATCAGTTTGTTTGTCTGTCTTGTTCATTATTTAGATTGTTGTTGGtttagtttgaaaaaaaaaatatataaaaaatgtcATCGTCCTGAGTCGCAACCAAGCCAAAACCTAAAGTATGTAACTGAAGCCACCGCTCTCACCAGATCCTGCCCAAAAATCGTTCAGCTTGCACTTACTCCTACATTACACCAGTTCGGACGACCGCACAGCCGCTATACCACATACGTTATTGAACGCACGGTCAGATGGTCGCCTGATCAGAACCTCGTCTGTAACCGACTTGCTTGTCGCCTGCATCCATCGCCGTCCACCACCACCCGTTGCCAGACCAGCCTGAACAATCCGCACGTGACCTATCTTTGTCAAGTCGTACCAGACCCTTTTGCACCACTGTATCCACTATATGCACACCTCCGTTGAATCCACTGCACTCACAATTGTattgtttgttttggagaaaaccaCTGCCCAGAAAGAAAGGTTGAagggaaggagaaaagaaaaccgacgaaaagataaaaaaaaaaaagaaaaaagaggaaaaaaaaataattttggcTGTTTGTTTTAGGCCTACACGGGCAAAGGGAAAAACatggttaagtttgtttttggGCCACACGAGTTGTTGGCTTGTTTGAGATTGTTTTGTGACCGTCACTCGAGTGCTTGGATTAGTGACTGCCTCGAGTGATTATTGTCGAAGTTTCTGTCTTCTTATTTGTTGTCGTTGGGTTATAGGAATCTCGTCGTTAAGTGACGGGCTCCATACTTCCAACATATGTTTGCCAAAATTTGTAACTGTTAGCATTAGTGCATGTCTACTTGTAGCGGATCTTGCCTTGTTCGCTTGTAGCGAATCTTGTTTGCATACCTACCTGTCCGCTTGTAACATAGCTTGTCTGTCCGTTTGTCGGAACCTGTCTGTCTGTCCGCATTATGGAGCTTGCCTGTATGTCTGTTCGCATTGTGAAGCCTGCTTGTCTGTCTGTCCCCATTGCGGAGCCTACTTGTTTATTTGTCCGAGTTGCGGATCCTGCTTGTCTATTTGCTCGTGTTGCAGAGTCTGCCTGTCTGTCCGACTAACGAAACCTGCATCCACATCTACTTTTTGGCAAACTCATGTTGTTTACCACTATGAGTTTGACGGAAGGTGTTGGAAAATAATAGATTTAACATTTGGGCTCAGcccgttagaattaggttttgttagagattagggttagtttattataaatagagtgctttgttattcattagagaataagttagtcacaatgtagcatcttagggttttgtagccattCCGGCATTCTTGTctattaataatattcttattattttgtagtcttgtttgttctgcactctgatattcaattgGTTTCACCTCCGATGTTGGTTGGGAAGCTGGCTTGTGGTCACCATGGCGTACTTTGGCCGCGACGGGGGTACCAGGAGGCTAGGGTTTAGTTTATGTAGTTTATGTGCTTTTCCTTTTTGGCCTTGACCCTCGGGTTGGGTTGTTTGGTTGTTATCATGGAGGCccatcttttgtttgtttttgttgtgcttATAGGCCTTTGTTTATGTTTGTAAGAATTGGTAATGAATTTTaccttttataaataaaataaaaaaaaaatcttggccACTCAATTCACGAAGTTGAATTTTTAGGACCGTCtgcatacaattttttttttatgtatttgttatTTATTGGGTAGGTATGTTGTTGTGATATTTGGAATGGAACTCTCATCCTTATCAACAAAAAAGAGGGTGCTAGATTATTTactagaaaacttcattttaatccctaaATAAGATTGCTTTTTCAATAATATTGTATGtaagattaaaaactaaaaatagtccTCCATGTCAGATTAtagtattccatgtcacatttaatcatttttaaataaatttattgcaTTTTTAGTTTCCCTATTTACCCTTATAACTCTCTTAGAACCAATTagagaaacaaatatataattaatttttcaagaaTGCTTAATTAACTAGATCCATAATTAACATGTTTGTTATAACATAAATCTCCATGTGTTATTCCAATCAAAGAACCCAAAAAACTCAGAAACcatgatcaaacaaaaaaagCCATAAAACTTACAAACCAAAAATCTCGTTGTATtcggaagaaagaagaaaaaaggggcTTTTAGATGCCAAATTGACGGTGAATCCAgagataaatgaaaaaaaaaaatacaaattgagaaaatagaatgtgaaatcacaacttaattGACCATACCAAATTAATCGGACATACACTATATAGTACCTAATCGACCATACCGAATGGATAAGACCTAATTGATAGTACCTAAATGATTAaggtgcattcatataggtaccATGATTTAGGTGCATTCATTTCGGTACCATGGTTtaggtgcattcatataggtaccATGGTTTAGGTGCATTCGACTTGGTACTATGATTTATGTGCATTCGACTAGGTTATATGATTTAAGCACATTAGGACATGGTTTAAGTGCATTcgattatgtaaaatatatgattTGACTATTTATATTTCCTCTATGCTTTGAATGGTGATAATGAATAATTTGAATTAGGTATTTGTTAATTCTTGTAACGTATcactaatatttttttgaattatGTTTATCATTTTAGAAAGTCAGACAATAATCAATGCCAAAAAATATGAagcaaattaaaatcaaatatttaataGGGGCATTATAGGAACCAAAAAAacgcattaaatatttaaaaacaagaaaatataaattttaatatttatgctGACATGGAAATTTAGTCAAAGGactataatgaatatataatctaacataaggttttaattgaatttcaatCTTTATCAAGGATTAAAATGGAGAACCCCCCTAGATTTACCTTGTTAATGATAATTACCAAAGTTTGCCCTATTAACATTCTTTCAATGGATGAATGAGCCACGAAAAAATTTGTGTCCTAATGCATGAATGTTCATGCATGCATGGAAATTTATAGAAAAGCCTTCCATATAAAACCAAGGGTGGATAATATCAAATACTCACCCAACAAACTCACgttttacaattttttcttaatttaaatCACAATTTGCTAATATGATTCCCTCCACCAAATTTCACATTGTAAATTTGTTGGCAGTCATAAATTTCACAtccaatgtgtgtgtgtgtgtgtgtatatatacacatatcaaTGGTCTATACTCATATTTTGTAAATCTCGCAACCTAAGAGCATTAACTTTCTGTTGTGGACTAAATCTGAGAAAATTAATGAGGAGGGTCCTTACAAGTAGTATAAATACCAGTAAGTGGAGTTGGGGTTAAGCAAGCAAGTAAACCGTAGGGCTCCTCCTTAAGCAATCCCTAAGGCATTTCCTTGTGCCCTAGCTAGCAACCATGTCTCGAAAGAAGGTGAAGCTTGCCTACATCCAAAACGACACGACTCGAAAACTAACattcaaaaaaagaaagaagggttTCATGAAGAAGATGAGTGAAATCACTGCCCTTTGTGATGTTGAGGCATGTGCTGTTGTTTACGGACAGAACGATACTCAGCCCGAGGTTTGGCCATCCCCTTCGGGAGTACAAGGCACTTACGCGAAGTTCAGGGCCATGCCGTCAATGGAGCAGACCAAAAATCAACTGAACATGGTGACTTTTCTGAGGCAGCGGATCGAGAAGGCAAAGGAACAGCTGAGGAAACAGAAGAAGGAGAACCGGGAGAAAGAAATGTCAATCCTGATGAACCAGTGTCTGACTGGGAGGTCCCTTCAAGATCTGAACATGGGGGATCTGAAAGACCTAGGGTGGGTGGTTGACCACAAAGTGGAAGAGATCAATAAAAAGGTGAAGAAAGTGAATGACGAGCTGGCTAGGAACGGGAGCAGTTAAGTCCAAGTAGTACCAACATCGCCACCGCCCCCATCGATCAGTGGCGAAACGATGAACTTGCAACAAGCTCAATCTCAGGTTGTACCGATGGAGATGACGACCCCAGAAGACCAGCAGCCGCAACAGCAGCTGGCGGGGCTTGGAGCAAACACAGGGGACGACTTTCTGTCCTTTGAGAACCAGGACCACCATGCTATGTGGCCTAATACTCCATTTTTCCCTTGAACGTCGGCGACGTACTGTTTAGTTTTCTTATGATATGAACCACATGAGTTTCTCACCAGTGTTTGAATAATTATGTGATTTCTTTTAAGCAGATTTCTTTTGAGACCAACCATAGGAgagctttttgtttgtttttttaagtaAACCAGAAAGAGGTtgttgttttaattttagtaattttatatTTCTTGGATGTAACTTTAATTTATTCGCTACTAATAAAATACTTAGTTCATCccttggtttttctttttcaatttaacATACTTTGCATAAAGAACTACTTGATTGGAGTGTCGGTGTAGACGTCCTACTTGATTGGAATGTATCCTTCAGAagaaatcaaatagttttagtTATTGTGCGAAGAAGTACATTTTATTCAACTTAAAAAAAGATCTATGATCGATACTTGTATTGTAcgtaaaaaaattattgattACTAATTCACgtattattataaaaaaatttcctcCTAGCATTAATATCAATATATGTAATAAAAAAGATCTTGggttaaattaaacaaaaactcaACTAATGCTCTTACTTAAGTAAATGTCAAGAGAACACAAATTTATTAGATGAGGATAACATGGAAAATTTGAGACACTAGATCAAGCAAAAGTGGAGATTCTCGTGTTCCCGATTGGAGGAAAGTTAAGCCTTTTTATCTTATTTAGAATAGAATAGGACGACATAAAATGCAGGATAAATGGGCAGCTTCATAATGAGACAAATACAGTCTTGCGAACAACATCTATGCTTCTCTCAATCTTAAAGTTCTAAGGTCATCTCTATCCGACGGGTCCAGAAGGCCAGATGGTCGAAAATAGTCCGAAAATAGTCTCCAACCAAAGgttaggccaaagggctcgtgggccccacgggACAAAAAAGGCCAACCGACTGGCCCAACTCAGCCAGGCCCGGGCAGGGCCACAAATTTgaatgcaacggctagctgacgtcagcgtGACGttatatttgaaatattttattttccaattttaaaaaaaaaatatatataaaattatattttttttcctataacttcctaaaccattaaacaacattaaataacattaagtaacatgaaacaacatgaaACA
Encoded proteins:
- the LOC103436810 gene encoding agamous-like MADS-box protein AGL80; its protein translation is MSRKKVKLAYIQNDTTRKLTFKKRKKGFMKKMSEITALCDVEACAVVYGQNDTQPEVWPSPSGVQGTYAKFRAMPSMEQTKNQLNMVTFLRQRIEKAKEQLRKQKKENREKEMSILMNQCLTGRSLQDLNMGDLKDLGWVVDHKVEEINKKVKKVNDELARNGSS